In the genome of Candoia aspera isolate rCanAsp1 chromosome 1, rCanAsp1.hap2, whole genome shotgun sequence, one region contains:
- the CCDC34 gene encoding coiled-coil domain-containing protein 34 isoform X1, which produces MPTSEPPKSRREAVYSSPASSDDEGPGKSSTFSLISGSFHPELPDFHHEGQGGDTTPTSRGSSIPQKMKHHSMEQIKDTNKINQSPVHTNLSPWEGWFLCKERELRARLQAKALEEMNQQMEETKEKQERERKKLIAEEKHKEWVQKKNEEVKRERRERQRKLKKEMREKAIKELERVQSKERAKEMYREWLKKKNSEDLQKKKEEKEKEKLREAELQEKKEKSEKMFKEWLHNSKNKPRPASAGYAYVNGKLATYPDGNAYPAPAFYNPIPWKPIPVPPPKEDKYVSVKKNKRPISSHIYRSSSMLFQKSRNNTHFGSLHRIQK; this is translated from the exons ATGCCTACTTCCGAGCCCCCCAAAAGCAGGCGGGAGGCAGTCTATTCCTCCCCTGCTAGCTCTGACGACGAGGGGCCCGGCAAGTCTTCCACTTTCTCCCTGATCTCTGGAAGTTTCCATCCAGAGTTACCAGATTTCCACCACGAGGGGCAAGGGGGAGACACAACACCAACTAGCAGGGGGTCGAGCATCCCTCAGAAGATGAAACACCATAG TATGGAACAAATTaaagatacaaataaaataaatcagtcacCTGTTCATACCAATCTCTCACCATGGGAAGGATGGTTCCTTTGCAAAGAAAGAGAACTGCGTGCTCGTTTACAAGCAAAAGCTTTGGAG GAAATGAATCAGCAAAtggaggaaacaaaggaaaaacaagaacgagaaagaaaaaaattaattgctgAAGAGAAACACAAGGAGTGggtccagaaaaaaaatgaagaggtgAAAAGG gaaagaagagaaagacagCGTAAGCTCAAAAAAGAAATGagagaaaaagcaataaaagagCTTGAGAGAGTACAGTCAaaggaaagagcaaaagaaatgTACCGGGAATGGCTGAAGAAAAAGAACTCTGAAGatcttcaaaaaaagaaagaagaaaaa gaaaaggaaaagctaCGGGAAGCTGAATtacaggagaaaaaggaaaaatcagaGAAGATGTTCAAAGAATGGCTGCACAATTCTAAAAACAAGCCCCGCCCAGCATCAGCTGGCTATGCCTATGTCAATGGGAAACTTGCAA CATATCCAGATGGAAATGCCTATCCAGCTCCAGCCTTTTACAACCCCATACCATGGAAACCAATTCCTGTGCCTCCTCCTAAGGAAGATAAGTATGTTTCAGTGAAGAAAAATAAGAGGCCTATATCCAGTCACATATATAGATCTTCTTCAATGCTTTTTCAGAAATCCAGGAATAATACTCATTTTGGGTCATTACACAGAATTCAGAAATAG
- the CCDC34 gene encoding coiled-coil domain-containing protein 34 isoform X2, with protein MPTSEPPKSRREAVYSSPASSDDEGPGKSSTFSLISGSFHPELPDFHHEGQGGDTTPTSRGSSIPQKMKHHSMEQIKDTNKINQSPVHTNLSPWEGWFLCKERELRARLQAKALEEMNQQMEETKEKQERERKKLIAEEKHKEWVQKKNEEERRERQRKLKKEMREKAIKELERVQSKERAKEMYREWLKKKNSEDLQKKKEEKEKEKLREAELQEKKEKSEKMFKEWLHNSKNKPRPASAGYAYVNGKLATYPDGNAYPAPAFYNPIPWKPIPVPPPKEDKYVSVKKNKRPISSHIYRSSSMLFQKSRNNTHFGSLHRIQK; from the exons ATGCCTACTTCCGAGCCCCCCAAAAGCAGGCGGGAGGCAGTCTATTCCTCCCCTGCTAGCTCTGACGACGAGGGGCCCGGCAAGTCTTCCACTTTCTCCCTGATCTCTGGAAGTTTCCATCCAGAGTTACCAGATTTCCACCACGAGGGGCAAGGGGGAGACACAACACCAACTAGCAGGGGGTCGAGCATCCCTCAGAAGATGAAACACCATAG TATGGAACAAATTaaagatacaaataaaataaatcagtcacCTGTTCATACCAATCTCTCACCATGGGAAGGATGGTTCCTTTGCAAAGAAAGAGAACTGCGTGCTCGTTTACAAGCAAAAGCTTTGGAG GAAATGAATCAGCAAAtggaggaaacaaaggaaaaacaagaacgagaaagaaaaaaattaattgctgAAGAGAAACACAAGGAGTGggtccagaaaaaaaatgaagag gaaagaagagaaagacagCGTAAGCTCAAAAAAGAAATGagagaaaaagcaataaaagagCTTGAGAGAGTACAGTCAaaggaaagagcaaaagaaatgTACCGGGAATGGCTGAAGAAAAAGAACTCTGAAGatcttcaaaaaaagaaagaagaaaaa gaaaaggaaaagctaCGGGAAGCTGAATtacaggagaaaaaggaaaaatcagaGAAGATGTTCAAAGAATGGCTGCACAATTCTAAAAACAAGCCCCGCCCAGCATCAGCTGGCTATGCCTATGTCAATGGGAAACTTGCAA CATATCCAGATGGAAATGCCTATCCAGCTCCAGCCTTTTACAACCCCATACCATGGAAACCAATTCCTGTGCCTCCTCCTAAGGAAGATAAGTATGTTTCAGTGAAGAAAAATAAGAGGCCTATATCCAGTCACATATATAGATCTTCTTCAATGCTTTTTCAGAAATCCAGGAATAATACTCATTTTGGGTCATTACACAGAATTCAGAAATAG